DNA from Apis cerana isolate GH-2021 linkage group LG13, AcerK_1.0, whole genome shotgun sequence:
AATAAGATGATACTTCAATCatttacgaaaatataatttatgcaaatatattttattatacataatattaatagcggaaaaattgcaattatagATCAGAGATCGTACAACCATTTTAGCTTTTTTAATTGCTCTAAATAGTCGAAGAGCAGAAACATACTTTTAAAGTCCATATGAAAGTATTAtgagtaattatataaatatcatttttcaaatacaatgaatttaatgcaaaattggctattattctaaataaacgaagaattatttcaaatattctgaTATCATAAATCGCGATAATGTATAAACTATagtatatactataaattcaaatttaaaaaataaaaaaataaaaaataagttaatttacaatcaaaattaaaagcaatcgCGATATTTTGTATAACGCAATATTAAAGCAAACGTGACTTTcatttaacgcaacactaattcaacccattattaattaatcgcaacactaataaaaaatcgcgatACCCATGATAATTGGATTCGATGAGCCAGCATGCTACTCTTCAGATGATAATACAACAAATATcacatcatatttatataaaacgagCAGAATGACAGAATAGTAACAATaacttcccattctttggatccagaaaataagaaggaaaaacATAAAggaatatgcaaaaaaaaaaaaacaaaatatgcttttatattttctttctttttttataggacatttgttaagaaaaatattgttacttttacttttggacaaattatttgtgaaatatatacttataatatgtgtgtgtatatatatatataactgagtaatttaataaaaaaagaacaaaaatactTACATATGTTTTCTtcgatatagaaatttaaattttatttcttcttcataaaagatcatttatcgaaaatctttaaaatcagCTCTTTATCTGCGCATAAAAGAAGTCAAAtctttaaaacataataaatatataaaagatataaaattaaattaaataaaataaaaagttcaaatcctattttaaaagttcttcatacaaattaatgataattctaATAGTCTAATTaacgaatagaaaaataaaataaattattctttaaacaattatcaatgatattaatatttaatatattaataattgaagaaatgttaataaaattaataaaattaataaaataatagtgtaaaaaatacaaagaataattgtcaaatatgtattataggATAGATACCTGAAAGCGTCTAACCGTCACGAGTTTCGACAACGAAATGACATCTCGCGCCACGATTcgatatattacattacaaattGGGAAGGGTATATGTTCAACAACAAGTATAAATATGTCGAATGTGCTACGAATGTAAACGTTCCTGAAAAAGTTTGAGATTTCAAatgtaaacaaatacaaaaataatattatacgaattaaatgtatagataaataatgtttaaaaaataggaTGTATATAAAAAGCATAAGAATACTATATgaattgattatattgattaattacttCTATCTTTATGCaaataaaacatcaaaaagagatttataatattttttataaaataaaacataccttattataaaaattgtcgaattaactcttaattatcatattttatacgcTCAAAGTCATCCCACTTTCGAAACAATCAAACGATtatctatcaaaaatattcaattttgctataataatgattacatAAACAAGgcttaattatcttaaaaattgaacttaataattaataataatacaatatcctatcaataaaaattatacgtaattaTGCACTTTTACGACAAAACACATCCCGTCACTATAGTTTTCAACTATAGACTGATGCTATGCGTAGTGCACACTATGATACGCACTTATTCATTTcgtttatagaataaaatatatatatattaaaatttatttataaataaaatctttaaaagtgAATCTTTTACATTAATggcaatttatttcttttatatcacgCATAGCTTTCTCTattcaatattgtatataataagtaaaatcaGGTTGCCAACTATCATATCGATAATGGTTTAGGTAGAAATCtgtagatttttaataatattttaaaatacgaaatgtttaatttgttacaattttcaataattctactatattattaattttataattttccgatttaaataatattttataatattattacatattaaatttaataattttataaaaaatatatcgtatgtATAGAGTAACATTTGAATCTAAtccttacatttatttatgtcgtatatttttgtatagtattgtatattatgaataagaaatcgaaacatattttattttatttaatattattgtcattttaatattaaagtgaattaataaaagaaaattcacagTAAGTTGCATAAGCTGCGGTGTCCGAGTGGTTAAGGAGTTGGACTCGAAATCCAATGGGTTTTTCCCGCATAGGTTCGAATCCTATCCGtagcgatttttttttgaagttcttctatatatattctatatataaagttctcttatatatatataagtattatttaaaaaaaataatatcattttttgataaaatcttcATAATGATACATAACAtgtaataaagattatttagaccaatataattatttttctagaatattatataaaatctgatgaaaaagtttcaaaattttatttatcaaaaatgcaAAAACTAACATAtgaatacgaaaaattatttattaataataatatattttaatgtaatttttcaatataaaaaaaaatttttaaaattgaataaaaaagaggaatgtaataaagaaattcattttgtgaataattatccatttattttattaaattaacgaattggaaatattaattgattgagCGTGATGGTACGATGAatcacatataattaatatcattttgttattttaatttgaaacataAAACAACATTCTTGTTCTTCATCGTTCCAGATTTTCCATTTAAGATCATAAGTCcgctgaaacaaaaatatatttcaattgatattcattttaatctaatgtatgaaaatatttatgtatatattattttaatatagaaattaattataattaatatattgttaattgttcctttatttatattatacttcaatttatttcattagttatatttttaactcaaAAATGATGAtctaatgcaatatttttaattatattaattatatttagatttttgtttcgttgtaaaataaaaaaattattataattgaaaactataaaagaaaagcatataaattaaatttataattttgatattttaataatttagtattaattgaataagacagatgtaattaaaattttaatacaacataattaaaaataaaatctattattttcgaaGCCTTTAACggcaatcaatattttttaaatgtttgagAACtgtcagaaataaataaatcattgatacgaattcaagattaaataacaatatattgaattttgaattgtccctgaaagaaaagaaagaaagaaaaatttgaaaaaggaaaatgttataaataatattcgttatgatttatcaataatattaattaaaatcttttaattaaatttatatttatataatctataatgaaaacttgtgaattttttctatatctaaattcatagaataaataaattagtttaagaaatgattaaaaaaatatcatgtcATCGTATAaagttcaattatttctaatacttACAACaggatatttctttaaaattggtATTTCTACGTGATATGTATTTCTTGATCCTGCTTCAATTGGACAGGAAGTTGACAAGCAAGCATCGGGATTCATTCCCAAAAATGGAATATCCATTACCTGACTCGCCCAAAATATTCGTCCTTGTACTTTGTCCGAGGAGAAggctgaaaaattaaaataaaaaaatagaatatttcattagttcatattattattattattcttcattccgatataaaatttttaaaactttatataatataaacttaactatgaatcaattttataaattttatttttctttctatattataataaataatatcatatttaccaGGCGTATAATGGAATGTCATATTTCCAATAActcctctttttattttacatggcTTTCCCTCTGCGATTTCTTTGCAAGGCTCTATATATACTTCATGAATTGTACAATTTGTCTGGGTATTGgctgtaaaaaaagaataaaatcttgtatcaaaatattgaatcaaaatgcaaaaataaattttattaggcaaaatttaaaattttttaatgactatttttattttgattatgattatactttaagttatttatcacacagaaaaagataaaaaaaacttatattcgattaaaaataatgtataaataatattatgcatatattattatatttttttatatatttaagttgaaaatcataatagcacaaattaaaatttttaaaaaatttcaaaccatttcaaagaaatgaataataagttaatattttaaaaagaagaacagtttttttttcgtatgtttttatattttttgatttcgataaggcattgattttaaattgtatacatttaatatgttatatatgtacaaattatttaaaatgaaataaaattatagcataatttcattttctatttattgaatttgtaCAATTATGATTCTcaatctccttttttttcatcttaatttattaagattgaaAATGAGTTCgtcaatatgtaatatttttaactaatttttttaattaataatatcttattaagactatttttaataaacaggatagaaaattacaatgcattattcatattgtttcggaataaaaaaaaaattttctttgtttttcttcttgtttcgaaataaaatgatatttttacctgatatatacaatttatatagatattaaattgatttgcgccctattaaattttttcgctactttaaatttatatgtatataaatttttcgcaaaacatatgcttttttatttatttaaaataagaaattattttttaaaaaaatacgaacaataatttaaaaaatttctttagaatttttcttcaattttcttttaatattaaattttttattattaaatta
Protein-coding regions in this window:
- the LOC108004050 gene encoding MD-2-related lipid-recognition protein, producing the protein MNRNGMFFFAFFLFALSIVYAELVPWRQCPYPDPNTQTNCTIHEVYIEPCKEIAEGKPCKIKRGVIGNMTFHYTPAFSSDKVQGRIFWASQVMDIPFLGMNPDACLSTSCPIEAGSRNTYHVEIPILKKYPVRTYDLKWKIWNDEEQECCFMFQIKITK